ACTGTTTCTAGTTCCTCCAGCACACCTTAGTGCCTCGTGTCTCTGCATAAGTTGCTCCCTCCAACTGGACTGCCCTTCCTGATGCCTTATCCTTCTGGCAAGCTCTCTGTCGTCTTTCAAAATCCAGGatcctccagaaagcctttctCCAACTCCCCACAGAGTTCAGCATCCATTAACTCCTCCCTAAATCTCTTGCTACTGGTCCACTTTCCCCAATGTTTTGTCACTTATTTATTTCCCTGTATCCCTCACTAGTCTAGGAGCCCTTGAGGGAAGGGACGGTATCCAATTATCTCTGTGTCCTCAGAGCACACCACAAAGCTTGGCACAGAGAGGCCCCAGCGAGCATGTGAACGAGGTGGTGGGACCAGTGAGCTTTCTTCCAATGTTCTGCAAGATCTCCCAGGAACTCCAAGGATCCTGGGCCAGAGGACTGAGAATCACTGTCTGCAAGAAGCTCAATCTCACACTCCTGCcctattgattcattcatttaaaaacagttaTTATGTTATACACAACACCACGGGTGAACCTCACAGACAATATGCTGAAGGAAAGAAGCTGGACCCAAGACTAtctactgtatgatttcattcatataagTTGTAGAAtgggcaaaactaatctatgatgaAACAAAGTGGAAAGGTGGTTGTGGGGGGGGTGGTAGGCAGTGGGGTCATTGGGAAGGGCCATGAGGAAATTTGCAGAGGggctggaaatgttctatattttgatagGGGGGTGGGTTACATGGCTGTACACACCTTTAACAAAACGCAAAGAATTGTACatcttaagatttgtgcatttcactatATGTAAATTCTACCTTAAAAAAAGACTAtgcacaaaaaacaaaaaaaattgctgTGGCCCTATGAGAAGCCAGGCATTTTGCCAGGAGTGAGGAGATGGCTGAGTGCCTGACAGGCAAGGACCCTGACCTCCAGAAGCCTGAGTCCTGGAATTACAGGCAAGTAACTAAGCAAACACAGCAGAAAGTGTCAGATGCAATGATCATGGGATTGTGGGAGCGTAGGGGAGGTGCACTGAACCCATCCTGGGTGGTCAGGGAAGCGCTCCTGGAGGAAGCAAAGCGCTAAAGGATGAATAGGaattaatcagaaaagaaagttggGAGGGCATTTCAGGCAAAACATGCATCACGTGCAAAAGCCTGGATACAAAAGTGCATTACAGAATTCGAGGATCCAAAGCGGTGTGGTCTGGCGAGAGCAGAGTGTGAGTTGGGGCATGGTAAGAGATGAGGCAGAAAAGGCTGGCAGCACCCAGTTCATCAGCTGGGAAGCCATGTGAAGGAGTCTGGATCTTATCTGTGGACCATGGTGAGCCATGGACAGGTATATCCTCATATTCAGCTGTGTTCTATCTTTCTACTCTTCCCTCCTCTCAGAGCCTGAGGCTAGGCCAAGCCCCACTTTGGCCCATTGGGCAATACTCATCCCCTGTCCTGGACCACCTGGACAGAGCCTGAGAGGGATCCTGATTGGCATGGAGGGCCAACACCAGGAGGCTTGGCCTCTGTGGCCTCCCTTTGCATCTCTGGGGGCCTACCTCTACAAACCTGTCCTAGGGGCCTCTTCTCTGCCAGGCCTTGTGCTGGGCCCAAGACTCAGATGTGATTCAGAGGTGGTCCCAGCCTTGAGGAGCTTCCAGTCTAATGGGGGAATACAGGCAGGAATATTAGTATAACTGGGTGAAAAGTATGTGATGAAAGGCTGTAGAAAAGCTAGGCACCATGAAGAATGAGCTGGATGGAGGGAGGACAGCCCAGCACCTCAGGGCTCCTGAGCAGGGTGGCTtctgcctctgctctgggtgCAGTGCCATCCTGCAGCTGACCATCTTCGCCCCACTCACCCTAACTATTTGTGTACATGGCTATCACCCACACCAGACTGTGAACGCCTCAGTCATTTCCTCCCTGTGTTTCTTCTTCCCTGGCCAGGGTTCACCATCAGCTACAACAGTACCATATCCTGTTACCAGACCGATGTTTCTAAGGCACACCTTGGAATGAGTCCCTCCATTGTTCAAAACCCTTCATAGCTGCCCTCTGCCTATAGGTCAAAGTCCAAGCTCCTTGGTATGGATTAGGTAGAAGTAAATGTCTGCTGAAAGAGGAGATGACCTAATGACTGGAGCAGGTGACAGAGGAATGAagcaatgaatgaatgcataaggAAATCAgtcaatgagtgaataaataatagTCAGAGAATGAGAAAGTCAATGAGTCTATGAATTTACTGCCTGCTCCCCTCCCATCTCTAGAACACTGCAAGTTACTCAAGGACAGGGAACGTGTCCATCTTGGGCCCTGCCATACCCTACTCTGGCCACAAGGCCTATGATACAAGTCATGCTCGATAACTATttgctgactgaatgaatgagttgaTGAGTGAGGCGAATGATTCCAGACATGGACCAGGAGGGCTGGGGTTGGACAGAGAAGGGCAGGGCCACTTACGGGTGCTGCAGCACGTTGGAGCACAGCGCTGGGTCCACCTTCTGCCAGCAGCCCAGGTGGGCAGCGGCCTTGTGCAGCAGGTCGCAGTAGCTGGCGGGCAGCAGGTGCTGCATGAGGATCACTGAGGTGCTGATGGACACCAGCAGGAAGAGCTCACAGGACCAGCGCTTGTCATAGTAATGTGTGTTCTGGGGGCAGCAGGAGGTGGGTGAGGCCCGGGACGCCATAATGGCCTcactccctcccccttccctgatTCTATCTGCCTCAGAGATCAGGAAAGCCCTGAAGAGACTTCAGGGTGGCCTGAAACCAAGGACCAAACACCTAATAAAGAAGGCTTAATCATGGGCTTGGACCTTGTGTCAACTACTcagttttcttcaaagaaaaagtgGTCCCACTGCCCACCGCTTGGAGCCTGTGTGCAGGCTCTGGGGTCCAAGAGACATGAACTCAAATCTTGGCTCTCCTGCTTATTAACTATGAGATTCTGGGTGAGTCATTTCACTTGTCTGTGCTCtagcttcctcatctgttaaatgaggatAGGAGCGACCACCTCTGAGAAGCGTCAGGAGGCTTATAATACTCATGAAAACTCCAGCACATTGGAGGTGCTCAACAGACATTAAGTCCTCTCAGCCTCCAATCATTCGGTGTGGTCCATCCTTGGAAAAACGTTTCAAGCCTACTGTCAGGTGGGGAGGTACCTTCCCAGAAGGCCATACAAGCTAGAGAGAGGGCACAGGCTTTTGGAGTCACTCAGATCCGGATGAATCCTGGCTTTCCTACTTAATGATAAAGCAGGACACTGTGACATGCCTGTGCCAAAACAGTCGCATTGAAATAATACAGTCACTGCTTTTTGTTATCAAGTATTATGAACAATGCCATGTCCCCGTCATTGGCTGGGTGGCCTTGTGCAGGCCACTTCCTTTCAGTGAGCCTTGTTCTCTCCACTCTAAAATGGAGGCAGTAGTCACTCTAACTCCCAAGAGAACATAAAGGAATCTCATCAAAAACAGTAGAATGGTTTATGTAAGGAGGAGGGCTCTGTGGGGCAGGCAGCAGGGAAGGCCCCAGGGCAGGTCCTTGCCCTCCCTGGGTTGAGCTACGCACCTTCACGAACCAGACAGGCACAAAGGccacataataggcactcagcATGGAGCTGACCAGCACTTCCTTCATGCGCCAGTTGAAGTCCATCTTGAGGAACTCCACCTCGCTGCGGATGAGGCTGGGTGACAGGCAGCAGGCATGGGTGGGCATGGCGTCCGGGCCATACAGCTGCCGCGTGTGCTGTTTCCATGTCTCCCGCAGCGTCAGCAGGTAGTCCCGGCTCCGTGCCAGGCCACTGACTGCCTCTCGGGGACCCACGGAGGCCATGTGGCTGAAAAGGTTTGTCTTGCGGAGGTCACAGTTCAGCTGCAGGAACGGAATGTACATCCCAAACCTGCTGGAGAAGACGGTGGTGAGGGCAGGCCTGCCCATGGGCCAGGATCCCAACCCTCAGCCACTCAGAGAATCTTTTTTCCTCCCTGGGCCTTAGCTCTCTTGGCTGCTCAGAGGGGAGAATTTAcccatccttctatccatccatcctcccatccaatGGTCAGTCATTCAACACATGTATTAGCATTGAAGGCATGCCAAGCATTGTGCCGAGCATTGAGATACAGTCAGAAGCAAGAGACAAGCCCCTGCCCTAAAAGTCTCTTGCTGACTAACCATAATCATAACAGCCCATGTTCACTGGGCACAACTGATGTTCCAGACACTGGACTAAGTGCTCTACATACATTCTCTTCTTTTGTTGCTCCTAAGAACACCATGAGTTAGGTACTGCTACTTTGTGCCCTTTCCAGCTGAGGAAGCTGCGGCTCAGACAGGTCAAGCAGATTCCCAAAGGTTACACAATTAGTAAGGAAGTAagagagctgggattcaaaccctgaACTGTCTGCTACCAAAGATCAAGACGGATACTCAACAAATACTATGAGtaattaattgattaaaaatGTACACAGTACCACAAAAGAGAGGTGTAACTTGTCAAGGGTGCTGATGCTAGAGGCAGCTCTTTAGTTTGCAGAGGGCAGTGGAACAGTATTTGTGTACCtcgtgtgtgccaggcactgagatgGGCCCTTGAACAGTATGAGTTCCTTCCCCGAGCAGCACCCTTAGGTCAGGCCTGGAGCTAATTACTCAAGGGGTGTTTTGAGGGTGTGGCTGGTATCATTTGAGGAGAAAACTAGATGGACTCATAGCTCAGAAGAGTAGGTAATTATAAAAAGCAAGGAAGTGGCAAGCACAGCTCATGGAACATCATAATGAGTGCTCGTTACAGGCATTCTTTGTTTTAGCTTGTGGCCTCTCAATTTCCCAGGTCTCCAACACACAAGTTCAGAAGGGTCCCTGGGCTGCCCCCTGCAGTTAGGGCCAATGAGAATGCTGTTTCCTCATCAacagtaattttctcttttcctttttcctcaggTTCCAAGAAGGGATATAtgagtgtccttgggcaagcAATGAACCTCTGTGGGTTTTTGCTTTCtggtctataaaatggggatgctaCCATTCTCCTTGGAGTAAGGTTAAGTAAGATACCTTAGAGAACTGTGGTTGAGAGTATAACTTTTGGGGTGACATAGGCTACAATtaaaatcctagctctgccatttactagtgCTGTGATTTAGGGCAAGTTAGCTAAcctctatgagcctcagtttccttaagtTATACAGCTTGTATTGATTCTCTAGGCTCTGCCAGGCATTCTGCTAGTGTTTTCATAAATACCCtcttttaattcttacaacaaccccCAGCATGGTGTCTGGCCCAGAAGATCAATACAATTttgtttagaaaagaaagaggccAGTGATTCTGTGGGAcagaaaagaagactgaaatgAGATTCCCAAAACACTCTTCAAGATACCTTGTGGGAATGAGGGGGTGGGGCACCTACATGAACATATAAGGGATTCAGACTCAAACTTAAGGGCAAGTACTTAAGAATCTCCCTGGCTTTGCCTCTAAGAAGGACTGTAGATACAATTAAATTATTTGGTTACAGCAAGTGACTGCTCTGACAGGTCACAAGTTAGAAGCAACTTCACA
The genomic region above belongs to Equus caballus isolate H_3958 breed thoroughbred chromosome 2, TB-T2T, whole genome shotgun sequence and contains:
- the TMEM39B gene encoding transmembrane protein 39B isoform X3, whose translation is MGGRRGPNRTSYCRNPLCEPGSSGGSGGSHTSSASVTSVRSRTRFGMYIPFLQLNCDLRKTNLFSHMASVGPREAVSGLARSRDYLLTLRETWKQHTRQLYGPDAMPTHACCLSPSLIRSEVEFLKMDFNWRMKEVLVSSMLSAYYVAFVPVWFVKNTHYYDKRWSCELFLLVSISTSVILMQHLLPASYCDLLHKAAAHLGCWQKVDPALCSNVLQHPWTEECMWPQGVLVKHSKNVYKAVGHYNVAVPSDVSHFRFHFFFSKPLRILNTLLLLEGAVIVYQLYSLVSSEKWHQTISLALILFSNYYAFFKLLRDRLVLGKAYSYSASPQRDLDHRFS